The Prevotella sp. E9-3 genome has a window encoding:
- a CDS encoding HU family DNA-binding protein — MTKAEIVNNIAEQTGLNKKEVAITVEAFMEEIRNSLADNKENVYLRGFGSFIVKHRAQKTARNISKNTTLVIEAHDLPAFKPAKSFIERMDGVEVVSED, encoded by the coding sequence ATGACGAAAGCAGAAATAGTGAACAACATTGCCGAGCAAACTGGACTCAACAAAAAGGAAGTTGCTATCACCGTTGAGGCATTTATGGAAGAGATCCGTAACAGCCTTGCCGACAACAAAGAAAATGTATATTTGCGCGGATTCGGTAGCTTTATCGTAAAGCATCGCGCTCAGAAAACAGCTCGTAACATTTCAAAGAACACTACTTTGGTCATTGAGGCACACGATTTGCCAGCATTTAAGCCTGCAAAGAGTTTTATCGAGCGTATGGACGGCGTTGAAGTTGTAAGCGAAGATTAA